From one Odontesthes bonariensis isolate fOdoBon6 chromosome 14, fOdoBon6.hap1, whole genome shotgun sequence genomic stretch:
- the zeb1a gene encoding zinc finger E-box-binding homeobox 1 isoform X1: protein MADGPRCKRRKQANPKRSSVTNFNNGLEASSDSDDEDKLHIVEEDSLQEPDATDADGTTLLDSHDATITVLPHNGSWNGVKEECISEEEEEEVKDALVEEILQQGDTAIIYPEAPEDEQSPAETGGADENGTPDSFSQLHTCPYCSRGYKRNASLKEHIKYRHETSEDNYSCSHCSYTFTYRSQLERHMNHHRGSREQHHVSQSTGGSGGTGGTRKFKCNECSKAFKYKHHLKEHLRIHSGEKPYECSNCKKRFSHSGSYSSHISSKKCVGASPPNGVTRIAIKSPSPTAQTRPVAIAPARMILKEKTESKPLQEQLPVTQIKSEPVEYECKPVMAAPATSPGSNGVVNGGTAQPAAAPAATLPQGMAMVVPTVGLMSPVSINLNDLQNVLKVAMDGNVLRQVLGSANGVVTQGKQGIVVQQPQQQIISLPAFVDHDGTTKIIINYSISPAAGTAASAQPTSLVVKNNPPPTPAVTAAAAAAVTTQTDKPRTPEVADLTIVKKEPQSEPTEDMETETTTEKVVAPINLSESARTPKPSGTSTCLLCDDCPDYLEALHLLQHRKAANGEAVDSAALDPSFAALLSEAGVTLEEPPVDDLVSLLKTYFASNANPSAAELKKISESVSIPVEVIRKWFVKMNSGKRVDRCHKEAKAVSKKTNSSSEDNSNEIDEEDDAMQDAYNKALSDSGSDSPSDSPSLNNGDLVIVKSEPEDPEALDSQAEPLDLSLPKHMTAASEKKTTAPPTKQQEQPLNLTCLRKEQLDGRTIYVTTPQTGSPVNIVTAAQLPTLVAIASQGTVGCLSAINTTTKRTILIPQLTYTYATTAGNATGAKTVVLNGHKENRSESSSDSVPTSEEQNEAKKRRLENGVYPCDLCSKVFQKGSSLLRHKYEHTGKRPHECSICNKAFKHKHHLIEHSRLHSGEKPYQCDKCGKRFSHSGSYSQHMNHRYSYCKKDGSTPGAALGSRRVQLDLGSPGTGPQSDSRTTTPPSQMDSDERESEVEEDEDDEAMCMDDIRVVQVDDGECEIYEGNFDDDEEEEEEEEEALPEEEALPEEETTADEETEGGREEDEFACDVVEVELGEDHMVDNTLEQRTEEKEESAGAEAEKTADCEADPDKSIREGSDGTEPAEEGVTNE from the exons TGAAGGAGGAGTGTATctcagaggaagaagaggaggaggtgaagGATGCTCTAGTGGAGGAGATTCTCCAGCAGGGCGACACAGCCATCATTTATCCCGAAGCCCCGGAGGACGAGCAGAGTCCGGCAGAGACGGGAGGCGCTGACGAAAACG GCACACCTGACTCCTTCTCCCAGTTGCACACTTGCCCATACTGCTCCCGGGGCTACAAGCGCAACGCTTCGCTGAAGGAACACATTAAGTATCGCCACGAGACCAGCGAGGACAACTACAGCTGCTCGCACTGCAGCTACACCTTCACCTACCGCTCCCAGCTGGAGAGGCACATGAATCACCACCGGGGCAGCAGGGAGCAG caTCACGTTTCCCAGTCGACAGGAGGATCGGGAGGAACAGGCGGTACTCGCAAGTTCAAGTGCAACGAGTGCTCCAAGGCCTTTAAATACAAACACCACCTGAAGGAGCACCTGCGCATTCACAGCG GTGAGAAACCGTACGAATGTTCAAATTGCAAGAAGCGATTCTCCCACTCAGGCTCCTACAGTTCCCACATCAGTAGCAAGAAGTGTGTTGGTGCTTCGCCCCCTAACGGCGTCACTCGAATTGCAATTAAGTCGCCATCCCCCACCGCGCAGACCAGGCCGGTTGCGATCGCTCCAGCCCGCATGATCCTTAAAGAGAAGACTGAGAGCAAAcccctccaggagcagctgccTGTCACCCAGATCAAATCAGAACCCGTGGAGTACGAGTGCAAGCCTGTGATGGCGGCACCGGCGACTTCACCTGGGAGCAACGGAGTAGTGAACGGAGGGACGGCACAGCCGGCTGCAGCCCCAGCTGCGACCCTGCCTCAGGGCATGGCTATGGTCGTCCCAACGGTCGGCCTTATGTCGCCTGTGAGTATCAATCTAAATGACTTGCAGAATGTGCTGAAAGTGGCGATGGACGGAAATGTGCTCAGGCAGGTGCTGGGTTCAGCTAACGGGGTGGTGACGCAGGGGAAGCAGGGGATTGTAgtccagcagccacagcagcagatcATCAGTCTGCCGGCCTTCGTGGATCACGACGGAACCACGAAAATCATCATCAACTACAGCATCAGCCCCGCGGCCGGCACCGCTGCCTCCGCCCAGCCCACATCGCTCGTTGTCAAAAATAACCCTCCCCCCACTCCCGCAGTCAcggccgccgccgccgctgcaGTCACCACCCAGACGGATAAACCCCGAACCCCAGAGGTGGCCGACCTCACGATTGTCAAGAAAGAGCCACAATCAGAGCCCACAGAAGACATGGAGACGGAGACAACAACAGAGAAGGTAGTGGCGCCTATTAACTTGTCAGAATCCGCTCGGACGCCAAAACCCAGCGGCACCAGTACATGTTTACTCTGCGACGACTGTCCCGATTACCTGGAGGCGCTGCATCTCCTCCAACATCGCAAAGCGGCCAACGGGGAGGCCGTGGACTCTGCAGCCTTGGACCCCTCCTTCGCCGCTCTGCTGAGCGAGGCGGGGGTGACGCTGGAGGAGCCGCCTGTGGACGACCTCGTCTCGCTCCTCAAGACCTACTTTGCCTCCAATGCCAACCCCAGCGCGGCGGAGCTGAAGAAGATCTCAGAGTCCGTCAGCATTCCGGTGGAGGTGATTAGAAAGTGGTTTGTCAAGATGAACTCTGGGAAAAGGGTGGACAGATGCCACAAAGAGGCCAAGGCAGTTTCTAAAAAGACAAATTCCAGCTCAGAAGACAACTCAAATGAGATCGATGAAGAGGACGACGCGATGCAGGACGCGTACAACAAAGCCTTGTCAGACTCTGGTAGCGACTCCCCGTCTGACTCACCCAGCCTCAACAACGGGGATCTTGTTATTGTTAAAAGTGAGCCGGAGGACCCGGAGGCGTTGGACTCCCAGGCCGAGCCCCTGGACCTCTCCCTTCCCAAACATATGACAGCAGCATCTGAAAAGAAAACCACGGCGCCTCCCACcaagcagcaggagcagccTCTGAACCTGACCTGCCTCAGGAAGGAGCAGCTCGACGGTCGAACCATCTACGTCACCACACCTCAGACCGGAAGCCCTGTCAACATCGTCACTGCCGCACAGCTGCCCACCTTGGTGGCCATTGCTAGTCAGGGTACGGTGGGCTGCCTCAGTGCCATCAACACCACCACAAAGCGCACCATCCTCATCCCCCAGCTCACCTACACCTACGCCACTACAGCCGGCAACGCCACTGGAGCCAAGACTGTTGTTCTCAATGGCCATAAG GAGAACCGTTCAGAGAGCAGCTCTGACAGTGTTCCCACCTCCGAGGAGCAGAACGAAGCGAAGAAGCGGCGGCTGGAAAATGGCGTGTATCCCTGTGATCTGTGCTCCAAGGTCTTCCAGAAGGGCAGCTCCCTGCTCAGgcacaaatatgaacacacag GAAAACGGCCCCATGAATGCAGCATCTGTAATAAGgctttcaaacacaaacaccaCCTGATCGAACACTCGAGGCTGCACTCTGGCGAGAAACCCTACCAGTGCGACAAGTGCGGGAAGCGCTTCTCCCACTCGGGCTCGTACTCCCAGCACATGAACCACCGCTACTCCTACTGCAAGAAGGACGGGTCGACCCCGGGCGCAGCCTTGGGCTCGCGCAGGGTTCAGCTGGATCTCGGCAGCCCCGGCACCGGGCCGCAGTCGGACAGCCGGACCACGACCCCGCCCTCCCAAATGGACTCTGACGAGAGGGAGAGCGAGGTggaggaggacgaggacgaCGAGGCTATGTGCATGGATGACATCCGGGTGGTGCAGGTGGACGACGGCGAGTGCGAGATCTACGAGGGGAATTTCGATGATgacgaagaggaggaggaggaggaggaggaggcattgCCCGAGGAGGAGGCATTGCCCGAGGAGGAGACGACCGCAGACGAGGAGAccgaaggagggagggaggaggatgAGTTTGCTTGTGATGTCGTCGAAGTGGAGCTGGGGGAAGACCACATGGTGGACAACACGTTGGAGCAAAGAACCGAAGAAAAGGAGGAGTCGGCAGGTGCTGAAGCGGAGAAAACGGCAGACTGTGAAGCAGATCCAGACAAAAGCATCAGGGAGGGTTCGGACGGCACCGAACCAGCAGAGGAAGGAGTAACAAACGAATAA
- the zeb1a gene encoding zinc finger E-box-binding homeobox 1 isoform X2 — MSTCAVTNFNNGLEASSDSDDEDKLHIVEEDSLQEPDATDADGTTLLDSHDATITVLPHNGSWNGVKEECISEEEEEEVKDALVEEILQQGDTAIIYPEAPEDEQSPAETGGADENGTPDSFSQLHTCPYCSRGYKRNASLKEHIKYRHETSEDNYSCSHCSYTFTYRSQLERHMNHHRGSREQHHVSQSTGGSGGTGGTRKFKCNECSKAFKYKHHLKEHLRIHSGEKPYECSNCKKRFSHSGSYSSHISSKKCVGASPPNGVTRIAIKSPSPTAQTRPVAIAPARMILKEKTESKPLQEQLPVTQIKSEPVEYECKPVMAAPATSPGSNGVVNGGTAQPAAAPAATLPQGMAMVVPTVGLMSPVSINLNDLQNVLKVAMDGNVLRQVLGSANGVVTQGKQGIVVQQPQQQIISLPAFVDHDGTTKIIINYSISPAAGTAASAQPTSLVVKNNPPPTPAVTAAAAAAVTTQTDKPRTPEVADLTIVKKEPQSEPTEDMETETTTEKVVAPINLSESARTPKPSGTSTCLLCDDCPDYLEALHLLQHRKAANGEAVDSAALDPSFAALLSEAGVTLEEPPVDDLVSLLKTYFASNANPSAAELKKISESVSIPVEVIRKWFVKMNSGKRVDRCHKEAKAVSKKTNSSSEDNSNEIDEEDDAMQDAYNKALSDSGSDSPSDSPSLNNGDLVIVKSEPEDPEALDSQAEPLDLSLPKHMTAASEKKTTAPPTKQQEQPLNLTCLRKEQLDGRTIYVTTPQTGSPVNIVTAAQLPTLVAIASQGTVGCLSAINTTTKRTILIPQLTYTYATTAGNATGAKTVVLNGHKENRSESSSDSVPTSEEQNEAKKRRLENGVYPCDLCSKVFQKGSSLLRHKYEHTGKRPHECSICNKAFKHKHHLIEHSRLHSGEKPYQCDKCGKRFSHSGSYSQHMNHRYSYCKKDGSTPGAALGSRRVQLDLGSPGTGPQSDSRTTTPPSQMDSDERESEVEEDEDDEAMCMDDIRVVQVDDGECEIYEGNFDDDEEEEEEEEEALPEEEALPEEETTADEETEGGREEDEFACDVVEVELGEDHMVDNTLEQRTEEKEESAGAEAEKTADCEADPDKSIREGSDGTEPAEEGVTNE; from the exons TGAAGGAGGAGTGTATctcagaggaagaagaggaggaggtgaagGATGCTCTAGTGGAGGAGATTCTCCAGCAGGGCGACACAGCCATCATTTATCCCGAAGCCCCGGAGGACGAGCAGAGTCCGGCAGAGACGGGAGGCGCTGACGAAAACG GCACACCTGACTCCTTCTCCCAGTTGCACACTTGCCCATACTGCTCCCGGGGCTACAAGCGCAACGCTTCGCTGAAGGAACACATTAAGTATCGCCACGAGACCAGCGAGGACAACTACAGCTGCTCGCACTGCAGCTACACCTTCACCTACCGCTCCCAGCTGGAGAGGCACATGAATCACCACCGGGGCAGCAGGGAGCAG caTCACGTTTCCCAGTCGACAGGAGGATCGGGAGGAACAGGCGGTACTCGCAAGTTCAAGTGCAACGAGTGCTCCAAGGCCTTTAAATACAAACACCACCTGAAGGAGCACCTGCGCATTCACAGCG GTGAGAAACCGTACGAATGTTCAAATTGCAAGAAGCGATTCTCCCACTCAGGCTCCTACAGTTCCCACATCAGTAGCAAGAAGTGTGTTGGTGCTTCGCCCCCTAACGGCGTCACTCGAATTGCAATTAAGTCGCCATCCCCCACCGCGCAGACCAGGCCGGTTGCGATCGCTCCAGCCCGCATGATCCTTAAAGAGAAGACTGAGAGCAAAcccctccaggagcagctgccTGTCACCCAGATCAAATCAGAACCCGTGGAGTACGAGTGCAAGCCTGTGATGGCGGCACCGGCGACTTCACCTGGGAGCAACGGAGTAGTGAACGGAGGGACGGCACAGCCGGCTGCAGCCCCAGCTGCGACCCTGCCTCAGGGCATGGCTATGGTCGTCCCAACGGTCGGCCTTATGTCGCCTGTGAGTATCAATCTAAATGACTTGCAGAATGTGCTGAAAGTGGCGATGGACGGAAATGTGCTCAGGCAGGTGCTGGGTTCAGCTAACGGGGTGGTGACGCAGGGGAAGCAGGGGATTGTAgtccagcagccacagcagcagatcATCAGTCTGCCGGCCTTCGTGGATCACGACGGAACCACGAAAATCATCATCAACTACAGCATCAGCCCCGCGGCCGGCACCGCTGCCTCCGCCCAGCCCACATCGCTCGTTGTCAAAAATAACCCTCCCCCCACTCCCGCAGTCAcggccgccgccgccgctgcaGTCACCACCCAGACGGATAAACCCCGAACCCCAGAGGTGGCCGACCTCACGATTGTCAAGAAAGAGCCACAATCAGAGCCCACAGAAGACATGGAGACGGAGACAACAACAGAGAAGGTAGTGGCGCCTATTAACTTGTCAGAATCCGCTCGGACGCCAAAACCCAGCGGCACCAGTACATGTTTACTCTGCGACGACTGTCCCGATTACCTGGAGGCGCTGCATCTCCTCCAACATCGCAAAGCGGCCAACGGGGAGGCCGTGGACTCTGCAGCCTTGGACCCCTCCTTCGCCGCTCTGCTGAGCGAGGCGGGGGTGACGCTGGAGGAGCCGCCTGTGGACGACCTCGTCTCGCTCCTCAAGACCTACTTTGCCTCCAATGCCAACCCCAGCGCGGCGGAGCTGAAGAAGATCTCAGAGTCCGTCAGCATTCCGGTGGAGGTGATTAGAAAGTGGTTTGTCAAGATGAACTCTGGGAAAAGGGTGGACAGATGCCACAAAGAGGCCAAGGCAGTTTCTAAAAAGACAAATTCCAGCTCAGAAGACAACTCAAATGAGATCGATGAAGAGGACGACGCGATGCAGGACGCGTACAACAAAGCCTTGTCAGACTCTGGTAGCGACTCCCCGTCTGACTCACCCAGCCTCAACAACGGGGATCTTGTTATTGTTAAAAGTGAGCCGGAGGACCCGGAGGCGTTGGACTCCCAGGCCGAGCCCCTGGACCTCTCCCTTCCCAAACATATGACAGCAGCATCTGAAAAGAAAACCACGGCGCCTCCCACcaagcagcaggagcagccTCTGAACCTGACCTGCCTCAGGAAGGAGCAGCTCGACGGTCGAACCATCTACGTCACCACACCTCAGACCGGAAGCCCTGTCAACATCGTCACTGCCGCACAGCTGCCCACCTTGGTGGCCATTGCTAGTCAGGGTACGGTGGGCTGCCTCAGTGCCATCAACACCACCACAAAGCGCACCATCCTCATCCCCCAGCTCACCTACACCTACGCCACTACAGCCGGCAACGCCACTGGAGCCAAGACTGTTGTTCTCAATGGCCATAAG GAGAACCGTTCAGAGAGCAGCTCTGACAGTGTTCCCACCTCCGAGGAGCAGAACGAAGCGAAGAAGCGGCGGCTGGAAAATGGCGTGTATCCCTGTGATCTGTGCTCCAAGGTCTTCCAGAAGGGCAGCTCCCTGCTCAGgcacaaatatgaacacacag GAAAACGGCCCCATGAATGCAGCATCTGTAATAAGgctttcaaacacaaacaccaCCTGATCGAACACTCGAGGCTGCACTCTGGCGAGAAACCCTACCAGTGCGACAAGTGCGGGAAGCGCTTCTCCCACTCGGGCTCGTACTCCCAGCACATGAACCACCGCTACTCCTACTGCAAGAAGGACGGGTCGACCCCGGGCGCAGCCTTGGGCTCGCGCAGGGTTCAGCTGGATCTCGGCAGCCCCGGCACCGGGCCGCAGTCGGACAGCCGGACCACGACCCCGCCCTCCCAAATGGACTCTGACGAGAGGGAGAGCGAGGTggaggaggacgaggacgaCGAGGCTATGTGCATGGATGACATCCGGGTGGTGCAGGTGGACGACGGCGAGTGCGAGATCTACGAGGGGAATTTCGATGATgacgaagaggaggaggaggaggaggaggaggcattgCCCGAGGAGGAGGCATTGCCCGAGGAGGAGACGACCGCAGACGAGGAGAccgaaggagggagggaggaggatgAGTTTGCTTGTGATGTCGTCGAAGTGGAGCTGGGGGAAGACCACATGGTGGACAACACGTTGGAGCAAAGAACCGAAGAAAAGGAGGAGTCGGCAGGTGCTGAAGCGGAGAAAACGGCAGACTGTGAAGCAGATCCAGACAAAAGCATCAGGGAGGGTTCGGACGGCACCGAACCAGCAGAGGAAGGAGTAACAAACGAATAA